Proteins encoded together in one Marinithermus hydrothermalis DSM 14884 window:
- a CDS encoding TRAP transporter small permease, producing MVTFGTLVWQSLVFALIALVLAWTAGGAAGVRRALAVIEDVLAGLFLVAGLLVVFVSVVMRYVFNNPPGWADEFARIFVAWGAMFGFSVALREGRHITVDLLFSALPPRGKRVLALLASLIGVAFTSFIAVAGGHYVAFLRKIGLRSIYTDLPEWLLQLIIPLGFGVFALQFARNFLDLWTGRTQVHEEVTGV from the coding sequence ATGGTCACGTTTGGCACCTTGGTCTGGCAATCCCTTGTGTTCGCGCTGATCGCGCTGGTGCTGGCTTGGACGGCGGGGGGCGCGGCGGGGGTGCGGCGCGCCCTCGCGGTCATCGAGGATGTGCTCGCGGGCCTGTTCCTGGTTGCCGGGCTGCTGGTGGTGTTCGTGAGCGTGGTGATGCGTTACGTGTTCAACAACCCTCCCGGCTGGGCTGACGAGTTCGCCCGTATCTTCGTCGCTTGGGGCGCGATGTTCGGCTTCTCGGTGGCCCTGCGCGAGGGGCGGCACATCACCGTGGACCTGCTTTTCAGCGCCCTGCCGCCCCGCGGTAAACGGGTGCTGGCCCTCCTCGCCAGCCTGATCGGGGTGGCGTTCACCAGTTTCATCGCCGTGGCCGGAGGGCATTACGTCGCGTTTTTACGGAAGATAGGGTTGCGATCCATCTACACCGACCTCCCCGAGTGGCTGTTGCAGCTCATCATCCCCCTGGGGTTCGGGGTGTTCGCGCTTCAGTTCGCTCGTAACTTTCTGGACCTCTGGACGGGCCGCACCCAGGTCCACGAGGAGGTGACCGGCGTATGA
- a CDS encoding P-II family nitrogen regulator, with product MKLIVAVIRPEKLNDVLEALFKAEVRGLTVSRVQGHGGETERVETYRGTTVKMELHEKVRLEIAVSEAFVEPTVEAILRAGRTGEVGDGKVFVLPLERVYRIRTGETDAAAVTPIA from the coding sequence ATGAAACTCATCGTGGCGGTCATCCGGCCGGAGAAGCTCAACGACGTACTGGAGGCCTTGTTCAAAGCGGAGGTGCGCGGCCTCACGGTGAGCCGCGTTCAAGGCCACGGCGGCGAAACCGAACGCGTCGAGACCTACCGCGGCACCACCGTCAAGATGGAACTCCACGAAAAGGTCCGCCTGGAGATCGCGGTCTCCGAGGCTTTCGTTGAGCCCACCGTCGAGGCCATCCTGCGCGCGGGCCGCACCGGCGAGGTAGGGGACGGGAAGGTCTTCGTGCTGCCCCTGGAGCGCGTCTACCGCATCCGCACCGGGGAGACGGACGCCGCGGCCGTCACCCCGATCGCGTGA
- a CDS encoding TRAP transporter substrate-binding protein, with translation MIKFSFVTTLNTPKGKAAQAFKQYVEEKSGGSMKVELYPSSQLYKDNAEGLNALIFNNIQLLVPSATKLKGYNPAFQFVDLPYLFKDAEHFKRFTQSEAAQNLLNSLEKVGLVGLGFWPNGFVHFTANQPLRRPEDFKGLKFRTQTSGVLEAMMQALGATAAPMAFSEVYQALQQGVVDGQENTLSNIYTQRYYEVQKYLSLTRHHRLDYVVLTNKIFLNSLSPEEKQIFLDGIAYANEVAFNEAEKLNQDALAQLSELMEVIELTPEDRAAMEAAMEPVYEEWGSKIGWDLINAIKALR, from the coding sequence GTGATTAAATTCTCGTTCGTCACCACCCTAAACACCCCCAAGGGCAAGGCCGCCCAAGCCTTCAAGCAGTACGTCGAGGAAAAATCCGGCGGCTCCATGAAGGTCGAGCTGTACCCCTCGAGCCAGCTCTACAAGGACAACGCCGAAGGGCTGAACGCCCTGATCTTTAACAACATCCAGCTCCTCGTGCCCTCGGCCACCAAGCTCAAGGGGTACAACCCCGCCTTCCAGTTCGTGGACTTGCCCTACCTCTTTAAGGACGCCGAGCACTTCAAGCGCTTCACCCAGTCCGAGGCGGCCCAGAACCTCCTCAACAGCCTCGAAAAAGTCGGCCTGGTGGGGCTGGGCTTTTGGCCGAACGGTTTCGTGCACTTCACCGCCAATCAGCCGCTCCGCCGCCCCGAGGACTTCAAGGGCCTCAAGTTCCGCACCCAGACCTCGGGCGTGCTCGAGGCCATGATGCAGGCGCTGGGCGCCACCGCAGCCCCCATGGCGTTCTCCGAGGTCTATCAGGCGCTGCAGCAGGGTGTGGTTGACGGCCAGGAGAACACCCTCTCCAACATCTACACCCAGCGCTACTACGAGGTGCAAAAGTACCTCTCCCTCACCCGCCACCACCGCCTCGACTACGTGGTCCTCACCAACAAGATCTTCCTTAACAGCCTCTCCCCTGAAGAAAAGCAGATCTTCCTCGACGGCATCGCCTACGCCAACGAGGTGGCCTTTAACGAGGCGGAGAAGCTGAACCAGGACGCCTTGGCGCAGCTCAGCGAGCTGATGGAGGTCATCGAGCTCACCCCCGAGGACCGCGCCGCGATGGAGGCGGCGATGGAACCGGTTTACGAGGAGTGGGGCTCGAAGATCGGCTGGGATCTGATCAACGCCATCAAGGCGCTTAGGTAG
- a CDS encoding ammonium transporter, with the protein MTQRSRYLGVAVGLGGVAFAQEAGVDPATTAWMLISTALVLLMTPGLAFFYGGLVRAKNVLNTMMMSFAALGAVGMSWVLVGYSLAYDTGSAFIGGFGHLLLRGLGLEGEGIPPLLDVAFQGTFAIIAAALISGGIVERMRFGAYLAFITLWSLTVYAPLAHWVWGGGWLAEALDFAGGTVVHINAGVAALVAALVVGPRKDHGRQAILPHNVPFVLLGAALLWFGWFGFNGGSAYAADGTAALAFTNTFLAPAATLVVWGALDGWRAGRITAVGAATAIVVGLVAVTPAAGFVGPLGALWIGALAAFPSYLFILWRARSRMDDALDVFGTHGLGGITGALLTGVLASAEWGGTPGLLEGNAAQLWLQAQAVLYAVGYSAAATFVLLRLVGAFTPLRASAKEEGVGLDVNAHGEEAYTTGEGAVLLLDVEGQPQRLSAGGRA; encoded by the coding sequence ATGACGCAGCGGAGCAGGTACCTGGGGGTTGCAGTAGGGCTTGGGGGGGTGGCCTTCGCGCAGGAGGCCGGGGTGGACCCGGCGACCACGGCCTGGATGCTGATCTCCACCGCGCTGGTCCTCCTCATGACCCCCGGCCTCGCCTTCTTCTACGGCGGGCTGGTGCGCGCCAAGAACGTGTTGAACACCATGATGATGAGCTTCGCCGCCCTGGGGGCCGTCGGGATGAGCTGGGTGCTCGTAGGCTACAGCCTGGCCTACGACACGGGCAGCGCCTTTATCGGGGGGTTCGGCCACCTCCTCCTCAGGGGCCTCGGCCTCGAGGGGGAGGGCATCCCGCCACTGCTCGACGTGGCCTTCCAAGGCACCTTCGCCATCATCGCCGCCGCCCTCATCTCCGGGGGAATCGTGGAACGCATGCGTTTTGGAGCGTACCTGGCCTTCATCACGCTGTGGTCCCTCACCGTTTACGCGCCGCTCGCCCACTGGGTGTGGGGGGGTGGCTGGCTCGCCGAGGCGCTGGATTTCGCGGGCGGTACCGTGGTGCACATCAACGCCGGGGTTGCCGCGCTCGTCGCGGCGCTCGTGGTGGGCCCACGTAAGGACCACGGTCGCCAGGCGATCCTGCCGCATAACGTGCCCTTCGTGCTGCTCGGCGCGGCCCTGCTCTGGTTTGGGTGGTTCGGATTCAACGGCGGCAGCGCCTACGCTGCCGACGGCACGGCCGCGCTAGCCTTCACAAACACCTTCCTCGCCCCTGCGGCCACGCTCGTGGTGTGGGGGGCGCTGGATGGATGGCGCGCCGGAAGGATCACCGCGGTCGGCGCGGCCACCGCGATCGTGGTGGGTCTCGTTGCCGTCACCCCCGCCGCAGGGTTCGTCGGGCCACTCGGCGCGCTGTGGATCGGAGCGCTCGCCGCCTTCCCCAGCTACTTGTTCATCCTGTGGCGAGCCCGCTCGCGGATGGACGATGCCCTCGACGTCTTCGGTACCCACGGCTTGGGAGGGATCACCGGCGCGTTATTGACGGGGGTCCTTGCCTCGGCGGAGTGGGGGGGCACCCCAGGGCTTCTGGAAGGCAACGCGGCCCAGCTTTGGCTTCAGGCACAGGCGGTGCTGTACGCCGTAGGGTACAGCGCAGCGGCGACCTTTGTGCTTTTGCGGCTGGTCGGGGCATTCACACCGTTGCGCGCGAGCGCTAAGGAAGAGGGCGTGGGCCTCGATGTGAACGCGCACGGCGAGGAAGCCTACACCACGGGAGAAGGCGCGGTTCTACTCCTGGACGTCGAAGGGCAGCCCCAGCGCCTGTCGGCGGGAGGACGGGCATGA
- a CDS encoding VOC family protein: MYATRLSHAHLKVRNLERSVTFYTRFLDLQLTERWAHTALLVSSSSPYPYELALEEAATPTTGVRLGFALEGREAFQEAYRFLKLEGAPFRAEDRGFAWVLVLEDPDGNRVELVWDRRAAGGAAFWRGQARPLPEAEVLGGA; encoded by the coding sequence ATGTACGCGACGCGACTTTCCCACGCGCACCTCAAGGTCCGGAACCTCGAGCGCAGCGTAACGTTCTACACGCGGTTTTTGGACCTGCAGCTCACCGAGCGCTGGGCCCATACGGCCTTGCTCGTCTCCAGCAGCAGCCCCTACCCTTACGAGCTCGCCCTCGAGGAGGCTGCCACGCCCACCACCGGCGTGCGCCTGGGGTTCGCCCTCGAGGGCCGGGAGGCCTTTCAGGAGGCGTACCGCTTCTTGAAGCTGGAGGGCGCGCCGTTTCGCGCGGAGGACCGCGGGTTCGCCTGGGTGCTGGTGCTCGAGGACCCCGACGGGAACCGAGTGGAGCTTGTTTGGGACCGGCGGGCGGCGGGCGGCGCGGCGTTTTGGCGGGGGCAGGCCCGCCCCTTGCCGGAGGCGGAGGTCCTGGGGGGCGCGTAA
- a CDS encoding ATP-binding protein: MTAEAIYGLIQQGQNARTLFLTTDLTPEDLARYAAGLANNQGGRILLGVTPEGRIQGAAGIHPLQITHALFELSAGTLIPHVEPIETPEGSVLVLTIPQSPTVIAIGPGNAPFWDGKVLREKPTGEALPAEPDYTATVPPTASLSDLDPVEVLRIRRILEDRRSDLAALPDLDLLHALGLLERQENEVKPNLAGLLLAGTPLALKRHLPQAEISYYYHETDDVDYAFREDILKPIPAALERLKDLIQARNSFHPLTVGLFRLEVWDFDAEVYREAILNALVHRDWRVHDAVQIHHHKNRLEISNPGSFPHGITPDNILRHPPKRRNPRLAEALAKLGYIERAGVGVDKMYRLLIKYGKEPPVYLTYSDALTLVIRNPEFDEGFVRWVAEAQEKQGTFTLDYLIVLGHLKREGRSDLEALAATLQLPKTQARRLLHQMEGAGLIQREGRHYRLALPGNSARERVLQALEHGPLTRRQVEALTQTTPRQALRLLRQLIQEGRVRRVGRGSATRYEKLP; this comes from the coding sequence GTGACGGCCGAGGCGATCTACGGGCTTATCCAACAAGGACAGAACGCACGCACGCTCTTCCTCACCACCGACCTCACCCCCGAGGATCTCGCGCGTTACGCCGCCGGCCTCGCCAACAACCAGGGCGGGCGCATCCTGCTCGGCGTCACCCCGGAAGGACGCATCCAAGGCGCGGCCGGGATCCACCCCCTGCAGATCACCCACGCCCTCTTCGAACTCTCCGCAGGCACGCTCATCCCCCACGTCGAACCCATCGAGACCCCAGAGGGCAGCGTGCTGGTGCTTACCATCCCCCAAAGCCCCACGGTCATCGCCATCGGGCCCGGAAACGCTCCCTTCTGGGACGGGAAGGTGCTCCGCGAAAAACCCACGGGCGAAGCGCTCCCTGCGGAGCCCGACTACACCGCGACCGTCCCCCCCACCGCGAGCCTCTCCGACCTGGACCCCGTCGAGGTCCTCCGCATTCGCCGCATCCTCGAGGATCGCCGCAGCGACCTCGCCGCCCTCCCCGATCTGGACCTCCTCCACGCGCTCGGCCTCCTCGAACGCCAAGAGAACGAGGTCAAGCCCAACCTCGCCGGCCTTCTCCTCGCCGGCACCCCCCTCGCCCTCAAACGGCACCTCCCCCAAGCGGAGATCTCCTACTACTACCACGAAACCGACGACGTCGATTACGCCTTCCGGGAGGACATCCTCAAACCCATCCCTGCCGCCCTAGAGCGGCTCAAGGACCTCATCCAAGCCCGAAACAGCTTCCACCCCCTGACCGTCGGGCTGTTCCGCCTCGAGGTCTGGGACTTCGACGCCGAGGTCTACCGCGAAGCCATCCTGAACGCCCTCGTGCACCGGGACTGGCGGGTGCACGACGCGGTCCAGATCCACCACCACAAGAACCGCCTCGAGATCTCCAACCCCGGCTCGTTCCCGCACGGCATCACGCCGGACAACATCCTCCGGCACCCCCCGAAACGCCGCAACCCGCGCCTCGCGGAGGCCCTCGCCAAGCTCGGGTACATCGAGCGGGCCGGCGTGGGCGTGGATAAGATGTACCGCCTCCTGATCAAGTACGGCAAAGAACCCCCCGTGTACCTCACCTACTCGGACGCCCTAACCCTCGTGATCCGCAACCCCGAGTTCGACGAGGGATTCGTGCGCTGGGTGGCGGAGGCCCAGGAAAAACAGGGGACGTTCACCCTGGACTACCTGATCGTGCTGGGGCACCTCAAGCGCGAAGGGCGCTCCGACCTCGAGGCCCTCGCCGCCACCCTGCAACTCCCCAAAACACAGGCCCGGCGGCTCCTCCACCAGATGGAAGGCGCGGGCCTCATCCAACGCGAAGGGCGGCACTACCGGCTTGCGCTTCCCGGGAACAGCGCGCGCGAGCGGGTCCTGCAAGCCCTCGAGCACGGCCCGCTCACCCGCCGGCAGGTGGAGGCCCTCACCCAGACCACTCCCCGTCAGGCGCTGCGCCTGCTGCGACAACTGATCCAAGAAGGGCGTGTACGGCGCGTCGGTCGCGGCAGCGCCACCCGGTACGAAAAGCTTCCCTGA
- a CDS encoding TRAP transporter large permease — MSVGLSMVVLFGLFLLFLLLRVPIGVSLALSSLIAFALEPGFNILQVPSRMFEGINSFALLAIPGFVFTGVVMAHGGIARYLVDFVRAWVGHVPGGLSVVVVVASMIFAAISGSSPATAAAIGAVTIPAMIQNGYDKRYAMGLVATSGTLGILIPPSVTMIIYGITTEQSIGKLFIAGILPGLLLGGALIAFAIWYAQRQGYGRLPKASWAERWRTLWWALPGIFLPLLIMGTIYTGIATPTESSVIALVYAILVSLLIYREASLADWVRMLRESTAITAMIYLIVSAAMLFSLYMTNKQIPALAAQWIVDHGLGRMEVFLVTSVLFILLGMFLEAVSIILITLPVLQPILEAVGINLIHFAVVMTISMELAMITPPVGLNLFVISGITKAPLAEVVRGVLPFYAVLFLVLVALILFPQLSLWLPSLMKGGV; from the coding sequence ATGAGCGTCGGCCTTAGCATGGTGGTCCTCTTCGGCCTTTTCCTCCTCTTCCTCCTGCTGCGGGTGCCGATCGGCGTCTCGCTCGCGCTCTCGAGCCTGATCGCTTTCGCGTTGGAGCCGGGCTTTAACATCCTCCAGGTGCCCTCCAGAATGTTCGAGGGCATCAACTCCTTTGCGCTGCTCGCCATCCCCGGCTTCGTCTTCACCGGCGTGGTGATGGCCCACGGCGGCATCGCCCGCTACCTGGTGGACTTTGTGCGCGCCTGGGTGGGCCACGTCCCGGGCGGGTTGAGCGTCGTGGTCGTCGTGGCCTCGATGATCTTCGCCGCGATCTCCGGGTCCTCCCCGGCCACCGCGGCGGCGATCGGCGCGGTCACGATCCCTGCGATGATCCAAAACGGCTACGACAAGCGTTACGCCATGGGGCTAGTCGCCACCTCGGGCACGCTCGGTATCCTGATCCCGCCCAGCGTGACCATGATCATCTACGGCATCACCACCGAACAGTCGATCGGCAAGCTCTTCATCGCGGGAATCCTCCCCGGCCTTCTGCTCGGCGGCGCGCTGATCGCCTTCGCCATCTGGTACGCGCAGCGGCAGGGTTACGGCCGCCTGCCCAAAGCGAGCTGGGCCGAGCGCTGGAGGACGCTCTGGTGGGCCCTGCCCGGCATCTTCCTGCCGCTTTTGATCATGGGCACGATCTACACCGGCATCGCCACCCCCACCGAGTCCTCGGTGATCGCCCTGGTCTACGCGATCCTGGTCTCGCTCCTCATCTACCGCGAGGCCTCGCTCGCCGACTGGGTGAGGATGCTCCGGGAGTCGACCGCGATCACGGCGATGATCTACCTTATCGTCTCCGCGGCGATGCTCTTCTCCCTGTACATGACCAACAAGCAGATCCCCGCCCTCGCCGCCCAGTGGATCGTCGATCACGGGCTCGGGCGCATGGAGGTCTTCCTCGTCACCTCGGTGCTCTTCATCCTCCTGGGGATGTTCCTCGAGGCCGTCTCCATCATCCTGATCACCCTGCCCGTGCTGCAACCCATCCTGGAGGCGGTGGGCATTAACCTGATCCACTTCGCGGTCGTCATGACCATCTCCATGGAGCTCGCGATGATCACCCCCCCGGTCGGCCTGAACCTCTTCGTTATCTCCGGGATCACCAAGGCCCCCCTGGCCGAGGTGGTGCGGGGGGTGCTGCCGTTTTACGCCGTGCTCTTCCTGGTGCTGGTGGCCCTGATCCTCTTCCCGCAGCTCAGCCTCTGGCTGCCCTCGCTGATGAAAGGAGGGGTCTGA
- a CDS encoding HTH domain-containing protein, whose product MTERQRQLLRLLVEEYIHTRRPVPSSLLADRIGVSPATARYDLLDLEASGLVAKPHASAGRIPTRLGYQHYALSLLPPTPLPQSTVERLHKVLERAGHTWPRLAVQMASSLSGYAALLRLAESRDPQVLQVHLSALDGRRVLAVAVLEGGRVQEGLVQLGFPPSDALLSQAEALLRGPFPLSQLGRITAPSPQLDSLLAALRQAFTPTWTERYREGTGAMLSEPEAEDPAFVRCALSALEFPPEDPLTPPGGVNVRVGEIEGLALVQAGFAEGSLRGELTLVGPMRMRYKEALSVAYSLSQALSGKESYAS is encoded by the coding sequence ATGACGGAACGGCAGCGCCAACTGCTTCGTTTGCTGGTGGAGGAGTATATTCACACCCGGCGTCCCGTTCCGTCCAGCCTATTGGCCGACCGCATCGGGGTCAGCCCAGCCACCGCACGCTACGACCTCCTCGACCTCGAGGCCTCCGGGCTCGTCGCCAAACCCCACGCCTCCGCCGGACGCATCCCCACACGGCTCGGGTACCAGCACTACGCCCTCTCCCTCCTCCCCCCCACCCCCCTGCCCCAAAGCACCGTCGAACGCCTTCACAAGGTCCTCGAACGCGCGGGCCACACCTGGCCGCGCCTCGCGGTGCAGATGGCCTCGAGCCTCTCCGGGTATGCGGCTTTGCTCAGGCTCGCGGAAAGCCGCGACCCGCAGGTGCTCCAGGTGCACCTCTCAGCCCTCGACGGGCGGCGCGTCCTCGCCGTCGCGGTCCTCGAGGGCGGGCGCGTGCAGGAGGGGCTGGTGCAGCTGGGCTTCCCTCCCAGCGACGCGCTGCTCAGCCAGGCCGAGGCGTTGCTGCGGGGCCCGTTCCCCTTGAGCCAGTTGGGCCGCATCACCGCGCCTTCCCCGCAGCTCGACTCCCTGCTCGCCGCGCTGCGCCAGGCGTTCACACCCACCTGGACCGAGCGGTACCGGGAGGGAACCGGCGCGATGCTTTCCGAGCCCGAGGCCGAGGACCCAGCGTTCGTCCGCTGCGCCTTGAGCGCGTTGGAGTTCCCCCCGGAAGATCCCCTGACCCCGCCGGGCGGGGTGAACGTCCGGGTGGGGGAGATCGAAGGGCTCGCCCTGGTGCAAGCGGGGTTCGCCGAGGGCAGCCTGCGCGGCGAGCTGACCCTGGTCGGCCCGATGCGCATGCGGTACAAGGAGGCCCTCTCCGTCGCATATAGTCTCAGCCAAGCCCTTTCCGGAAAGGAGTCCTATGCGAGTTAA
- a CDS encoding RNA-guided endonuclease InsQ/TnpB family protein, which produces MMYYTIFVQTLTVRCTLKPAPEQAEALEATVQRFAEGCNHALRVAKRTGAFRRFALHRLVYRDLRAMGLAANLAVQAIARVARRKGERAKHYQPTSVAYDQRTLSLRLADETVSLTTVKGRLRIPLKLGNYQRHLLRKAKSVQGGVLTKGPKGKWYIHLTLRVDDPEVPEGSSRGGRIVGVDLGQKALATLPTGELFSGGFLKSKRLHYLRKRAEVRSKLDRPSERTRGVKRLWARLSGREARFVNSALHALTRRIVDLLEPGDVLALEDLKGLRSRTTQRGKRARHLQNLWPYARFCFFLEYKARLKGVRVVYVDPRHTSRECPRCGHVSKVNRRSQALFRCEACGFQHNADWVASVNIARRALAQGAGSAGPGHSQLALVLGHRLKHLHLPAS; this is translated from the coding sequence ATGATGTACTATACTATCTTTGTGCAGACCCTCACGGTGCGTTGCACCCTGAAGCCCGCCCCTGAACAGGCCGAGGCCCTGGAGGCCACGGTCCAGCGTTTCGCCGAAGGGTGCAACCACGCCTTGCGGGTCGCCAAGCGCACGGGCGCCTTTCGCCGCTTTGCGCTGCACCGCCTGGTCTACCGGGACCTCCGGGCGATGGGCCTCGCCGCCAACCTCGCCGTCCAGGCCATCGCCCGGGTGGCGAGGCGCAAGGGAGAGCGGGCCAAGCACTACCAGCCCACCTCCGTGGCCTACGACCAGCGCACCCTCTCCCTCCGCCTGGCCGACGAGACCGTCTCCCTGACCACGGTCAAAGGCCGGCTTCGCATCCCCCTCAAGCTCGGCAACTACCAGCGCCACCTCCTGCGCAAAGCCAAGAGCGTCCAGGGGGGCGTCCTTACGAAGGGCCCCAAGGGGAAGTGGTACATCCACCTCACCCTGCGGGTGGATGATCCGGAGGTTCCCGAGGGCAGCAGCAGAGGGGGCAGGATCGTAGGGGTAGACCTTGGCCAGAAAGCTTTGGCTACGCTTCCCACAGGGGAGCTGTTCTCTGGTGGCTTCCTGAAATCCAAGCGCTTGCACTATCTCCGGAAGCGGGCCGAGGTCCGGAGTAAACTGGACCGCCCTTCCGAACGCACCAGGGGCGTGAAGCGACTTTGGGCACGGCTTTCCGGGAGGGAGGCCCGCTTCGTAAATAGCGCCCTGCACGCCCTCACCCGGCGCATCGTGGACTTGCTGGAACCCGGCGATGTGCTGGCCTTGGAAGACCTCAAGGGCCTGAGAAGCCGCACTACGCAAAGGGGGAAGAGGGCGCGCCACCTCCAAAACCTCTGGCCCTACGCCCGCTTCTGCTTCTTCCTGGAGTACAAGGCCCGGCTTAAGGGGGTGCGAGTGGTCTACGTGGACCCCAGGCACACCAGCCGGGAATGCCCGCGCTGCGGTCACGTTTCCAAGGTAAACCGCCGAAGCCAAGCCCTTTTCCGCTGCGAGGCTTGCGGGTTCCAGCACAACGCGGACTGGGTGGCGAGCGTGAACATCGCCCGGAGGGCGCTGGCCCAAGGAGCGGGCTCCGCGGGCCCGGGCCACAGTCAGCTGGCCCTGGTGCTGGGGCATCGCCTTAAGCATCTTCACCTCCCGGCAAGCTGA
- the moaD gene encoding molybdopterin converting factor subunit 1 — protein MRVNVRLFAVYRERVGRAHLELDLPEGATVRQAKTALEAQYPGLSLEGGMVAVNQEFASGTTPLREGDELAFLPPVSGGGEPMDAYGLTEAPIDTDRWVRWATEPPYGAVVTFLGTTRSPNQGRTVRYLEYEAYSGMAERVLGQIIAEMRARWPLGKIAIWHRVGRVLPGEASIAIIASAPHRPEAFDAVRYAIDRVKLILPVWKKEVLEDGSVWVEGQADPAHRI, from the coding sequence ATGCGAGTTAACGTTCGGCTTTTCGCGGTGTACCGCGAACGGGTAGGCCGCGCTCACCTCGAGCTGGACCTCCCCGAAGGGGCTACGGTCCGCCAGGCGAAAACCGCTTTGGAAGCCCAATACCCAGGCCTGAGCCTGGAGGGCGGTATGGTCGCGGTCAACCAGGAGTTCGCGTCCGGCACCACCCCCCTTCGGGAGGGGGACGAACTGGCCTTTCTGCCACCCGTCTCCGGGGGGGGCGAGCCCATGGACGCGTACGGATTGACCGAGGCCCCGATCGATACCGATCGCTGGGTGCGCTGGGCGACCGAGCCCCCGTACGGCGCGGTCGTGACCTTCCTAGGCACCACCCGCAGCCCCAACCAAGGCCGTACGGTACGGTACCTGGAGTACGAGGCGTACTCGGGCATGGCCGAGCGGGTGCTCGGGCAGATCATCGCGGAGATGCGTGCCCGCTGGCCCCTGGGCAAGATCGCGATCTGGCACCGGGTGGGCCGGGTGCTGCCGGGCGAGGCCTCCATCGCGATCATCGCCTCCGCTCCGCACCGCCCGGAGGCGTTCGACGCCGTGCGGTACGCCATCGATCGCGTCAAGCTGATCCTCCCGGTGTGGAAGAAGGAGGTGCTCGAGGACGGCAGCGTCTGGGTCGAGGGGCAAGCGGACCCCGCGCACCGCATATAG
- a CDS encoding NUDIX hydrolase — protein sequence MKRRVTSAGGVVLRGCRHPRVLLITLKGGRVWALPKGQVEPGERYPDTARREVREETGARARVRAPLGSIRYHFTVRENGRHVRVTKTVHYFLMDYRGGRIRPQVEEVDGVAWVPVEDALSRLTYDNERVILKKGLSRWRKLCAKP from the coding sequence GTGAAGCGTCGGGTAACCTCAGCCGGCGGGGTGGTGCTGCGCGGGTGCCGCCATCCCCGGGTGCTGTTAATCACGTTAAAGGGCGGTAGGGTCTGGGCCCTCCCCAAAGGACAGGTAGAGCCCGGAGAACGGTACCCGGACACCGCGCGCCGCGAGGTGCGCGAGGAAACCGGGGCTCGAGCCCGCGTGCGTGCCCCGCTTGGATCGATCCGTTACCACTTCACGGTGCGGGAGAACGGACGGCACGTGCGGGTGACCAAGACGGTGCATTACTTTCTAATGGATTACCGGGGAGGGCGGATTCGACCCCAGGTTGAGGAGGTGGACGGCGTGGCCTGGGTGCCCGTGGAGGATGCCCTCTCGCGGCTGACGTATGATAATGAACGTGTCATTTTAAAGAAGGGCCTTTCCCGCTGGAGGAAACTATGCGCGAAGCCTTAA